The genomic stretch CATTTGCCACATGACTTTTTGGCACATGTTTCTAATCGTATTATCAATGAAGTTCGTGGAATAAACCGGGTTGTGTATGACATTAGTTCCAAGCCACCCGCAACCATCGAATGGGAATAGAACCAAAAAAATGATTGAAGCTATGAAACGTATTTTTCTCTTTCTCCTTTTGCTCTTGCCCGCGACAAGTGCGTCCGCACAGGCCGTTCCTAAAAACGAAGTGGCGGAATTTACCTTCGAGCGCGGTTTAGAATTGTACCGTCAGCAAGAATACAATTTGGCCTACCAACGTTTTTCGCGGGTTGTTTCGGACTTTCCGCTGAACCAAAAAACTACCGCAGCCATGTTGATGGGGGCACGGGCCTTGTTTTCGCAAGGGATGTTTAAAGAAAGTATCGAGTTGGCCAACCAACTTTTAAGCAAATATCCGGATAGCCGCTATGTTTCGGATGCCAGCAGGCTAAAAAGCATGGCATCTGGCCAGAACAATAACCCACAACAGCCCCAAGTGTTTAACCTAGGCATTGCCCTACCACTTAAAGCAAGTGACACCTATGTACGGGCCTTGTTTAACGGTATCCGAATTGCCGTAGAAGATTACAACAATTCACGTCCACGAATTCCAGTTAAAATGGTATTCCGAGACTCCGGCGGAGAACTGGACCCCGCTCAAATTGCCATGACATCGCTCATCCGAGATGGTAAAGTTGGTGCGGTCATCGGGCCATTGTTTAGTCAAGAGGCACTTTCGGCTGCCGAAGTTGCAGACCGTTCACAAGTAGTAATGGTCGCGCCTGTTGCAACCGAAAGTCGGGTTTCGGACGGAAAGCGCTATGTCTTCCAAGCCAGTTCGACCTTCACCATGCGTGGTCAACTGATGGCACGGTACGCCGTTTCCGATCTGGGATACAAAAATGTGGGGGTTGCTTATGAGAGCAATTCACAAAATGAACAAACCGTACAATCTTTCACTGCCGAAGTGAGGAGGTTGGGCGGAACGGTGGTCTTTAGCAAGGCATTGACCTCGGCCAGTGAATGGGCAAAATTCGGACGTTCCATTCCGGCAACCCAACTCGCGCAAGCCCAAGCTATCTATATGCCCATTAATGGCCGAGACGCGGCCCGAAATATCGAAAGTGCCCTTACATCGTTAGATCAGGTGCGCGCTACCAATGTGGTCTTGGGAAATTCCGATTGGCATGACTTGTCTAATGCCGATTTGGCAAGCCGTTATCGGGCAGCTTATACGAGCGATTTTTGGGTAAGCCCCACCGACCCGCGAGTTCAGGAATTTGCACGAAAATATCAATCCGTAACAGGTCAAATGCCAGATGAGTTGGGACTTTCTCATGCTGGTTACGATTTGACCAATTTTTTAATCACGCAAATTCGCAATACACCAGAAGGCAGTTCGCTCCAGCAACAAATCAGGACAGCCATACCGTTCGATGGACTGGGGCGCCGCTATGATTTCCGAAATGGCAATCAAAACCAAGCCGTTTTCTACCTCCGTTACCGCAATGGTCTGATTACCTTAGACCGTTAAGTTAAAATTACGGGTCGGTGTGCAATATTACAGGTGTTTCAGCGTTCCTGCGGGATCACTTGGCTCAATTTAAAACAAAAAATAATGTATCGCTTATTTGGAATAGTATTGCTTATACTGGCCACAGGTATTACAGCTTGTAGTGGTTCTAAGCAAAACAAGCAGAAATACCAGACGCCTCAAGAAGCATTTGAAAAAGGGAAAGCGCTCTACGAAAAAAAGCGTTATACCGATGCCATCGAGTTCTTTAAAGGTGTCTTCGACTTTGGCCGTACCAATGAATGGGCGGATGATGCCCAATACTATCTCGGCCTGAGCTACATGGGCGGCAAAGATTATATGGTGGCCGAACAAGAACTGATGCGATTTGTCTCGTTATACCGCTCGGATCCACGCTCCATCGAGGCGGAGTTCCAACGCCTGATTTGCTACTACAAGTTGTCGCCAACCTTTGAATTGGACCAAACCGATACCGACCGCGCCTTGACCAATATGAATATTTTCCTGCAACGGTA from Bacteroidetes Order II. bacterium encodes the following:
- a CDS encoding ABC transporter substrate-binding protein, with product MKRIFLFLLLLLPATSASAQAVPKNEVAEFTFERGLELYRQQEYNLAYQRFSRVVSDFPLNQKTTAAMLMGARALFSQGMFKESIELANQLLSKYPDSRYVSDASRLKSMASGQNNNPQQPQVFNLGIALPLKASDTYVRALFNGIRIAVEDYNNSRPRIPVKMVFRDSGGELDPAQIAMTSLIRDGKVGAVIGPLFSQEALSAAEVADRSQVVMVAPVATESRVSDGKRYVFQASSTFTMRGQLMARYAVSDLGYKNVGVAYESNSQNEQTVQSFTAEVRRLGGTVVFSKALTSASEWAKFGRSIPATQLAQAQAIYMPINGRDAARNIESALTSLDQVRATNVVLGNSDWHDLSNADLASRYRAAYTSDFWVSPTDPRVQEFARKYQSVTGQMPDELGLSHAGYDLTNFLITQIRNTPEGSSLQQQIRTAIPFDGLGRRYDFRNGNQNQAVFYLRYRNGLITLDR
- the bamD gene encoding outer membrane protein assembly factor BamD produces the protein MYRLFGIVLLILATGITACSGSKQNKQKYQTPQEAFEKGKALYEKKRYTDAIEFFKGVFDFGRTNEWADDAQYYLGLSYMGGKDYMVAEQELMRFVSLYRSDPRSIEAEFQRLICYYKLSPTFELDQTDTDRALTNMNIFLQRYPNDDRVSQISIMIKELREKLGQKAYEAGKTYERRGYYQAAAHTFEQVLQNYADTSWADNALLGAIRSYVLYAKNSVESKQAERFDKAITTYNRLVELYPKSEVLKTAEVLYMEATTLKSAIKPKS